Proteins from a single region of Scytonema millei VB511283:
- a CDS encoding bifunctional folylpolyglutamate synthase/dihydrofolate synthase: MTNKDIDSILKPYQRFGVHLGLERIRRLLANLGNPQQQVPVIHVAGTNGKGSVCAYLSAVLKEAGYRVGRYTSPHLVDWTERICLDEQPIAPKTLQQILLQVQQAISPDEETPTQFAPTQFEIITAAAWLYFAQVQVDIAVIEVGLGGRLDATNVCDRPLVTVITSISREHWQQLGPTVADIAREKAGILKPNCPAVIGQLPPEAETVVRSRLVELGCPAIFPLPSRQTEPGWAEFRSEERGVRSEGEKNQLPTTNYQLPTTNLKYPLPLLGDIQLMNSALAIAALQILQQQGWKISDEAIANGMGKAKWLGRLQWTTWQNRQLLIDGAHNPAAAQALRQYVDTLEQPVCWVMGMLSTKDHADIFRALLRPKDELHLVPVPDHSTADPEILAKLAREVCPQLATCYTYPDLFAGLEAATKSSNLMILCGSLYLVGYFLQTAR; encoded by the coding sequence ATGACTAATAAAGACATTGACTCTATCCTGAAACCATATCAGCGCTTTGGCGTACATCTCGGTTTAGAACGAATTCGACGACTGCTAGCCAATCTGGGTAATCCTCAGCAGCAAGTTCCAGTCATTCACGTAGCAGGGACGAACGGTAAAGGATCTGTCTGCGCTTACCTGTCTGCCGTACTCAAAGAAGCAGGCTATCGAGTCGGACGCTATACTTCGCCTCATTTAGTAGATTGGACGGAACGCATTTGCTTAGACGAACAACCGATCGCACCAAAAACGCTACAGCAAATATTGCTACAAGTCCAGCAGGCAATTTCGCCAGACGAGGAAACCCCAACTCAATTTGCCCCAACTCAATTTGAAATTATTACTGCTGCGGCTTGGTTGTACTTTGCCCAAGTTCAGGTAGATATTGCAGTCATAGAAGTTGGTTTAGGAGGAAGATTAGATGCTACCAACGTTTGCGATCGCCCTTTAGTTACAGTTATTACCTCCATCAGCCGCGAACACTGGCAACAGCTAGGACCAACCGTAGCAGATATTGCCCGAGAAAAAGCAGGAATTCTCAAACCCAACTGTCCCGCAGTTATCGGACAATTACCCCCAGAAGCAGAAACCGTCGTGCGATCGCGTCTCGTAGAACTTGGATGTCCCGCTATCTTTCCCCTCCCCTCACGCCAGACTGAGCCTGGATGGGCAGAGTTTAGGAGTGAGGAGCGAGGAGTGAGGAGCGAGGGAGAAAAAAATCAACTACCAACTACCAACTACCAACTACCAACTACCAACCTCAAATACCCCTTACCTCTACTCGGAGACATCCAGCTGATGAATTCCGCCTTGGCAATTGCCGCTTTACAAATATTGCAGCAACAGGGATGGAAAATTTCGGATGAGGCGATCGCAAATGGGATGGGAAAAGCAAAATGGTTGGGGCGGTTGCAATGGACGACTTGGCAAAATCGTCAACTCCTGATTGATGGGGCGCACAATCCAGCGGCGGCGCAAGCTTTACGTCAATATGTCGATACGCTAGAACAACCTGTTTGTTGGGTGATGGGGATGCTATCTACTAAAGACCATGCAGATATTTTTCGTGCCTTATTGCGCCCCAAGGATGAGTTACATCTCGTTCCCGTTCCAGACCATAGTACTGCCGATCCTGAAATACTAGCAAAGCTAGCCCGTGAAGTTTGTCCCCAACTAGCTACTTGTTACACTTATCCAGATCTGTTCGCTGGATTAGAAGCGGCGACAAAATCA
- a CDS encoding Uma2 family endonuclease has product MIASPQLQWMSPQEYLEWEPMQQLRHEYIDGEVFVMTEGTKPHNRIALNLVTALDSHLVQSGCEVYISDVKVQVVTANSYCYPDVVVTCDPRDRESNSIVQHPCLIVEVLSPSTEAYDRGGKFARYRQLETLQEYVLIDSEQIGVDCFRRNEQGLWVLYPYTTEDTITLVSVGLSLPVTALYRQVKFDPKAAES; this is encoded by the coding sequence AATTACAATGGATGTCGCCGCAAGAGTATTTAGAATGGGAACCTATGCAACAACTGCGCCACGAGTATATCGACGGCGAAGTTTTTGTCATGACTGAGGGAACAAAACCTCATAATCGCATTGCTTTAAACTTAGTCACAGCTTTAGATAGTCATCTGGTTCAAAGTGGTTGTGAAGTGTACATTTCAGATGTGAAAGTACAAGTTGTGACTGCTAATAGTTATTGTTATCCAGATGTTGTTGTTACCTGCGATCCAAGAGATCGGGAATCTAATTCAATCGTTCAACATCCTTGCCTAATTGTTGAAGTGCTTTCCCCTTCTACAGAAGCATACGATCGCGGTGGGAAATTTGCTCGATATCGTCAGTTAGAAACTTTGCAAGAATACGTTTTAATTGACTCCGAACAAATTGGTGTAGATTGTTTTCGTCGCAACGAACAAGGTTTGTGGGTACTGTATCCTTATACGACAGAAGATACGATAACTTTGGTAAGTGTGGGGTTATCTTTACCCGTTACTGCACTCTATCGTCAAGTTAAATTCGATCCTAAAGCAGCAGAGAGTTAA
- a CDS encoding DUF3352 domain-containing protein, translating to MKRSLFFSAIAAGVVVLLSIGIGCFYWINAQSPLSLLRGGTTNIPAAAIFVPKQAPAMVSLLVNPEKLESLRQLVARPSDRRQSRQELECFKSSLLASSSLDYRQDIQPWLGEEVTLAVTSPDIDRDVANGNQPGYLMVLTSRNPAKSREFLQLLFSQRAIAGRDLVSETYQGVNIFSDRDRVNVGAHSRAPLQERISLVGAAVGDRFILFANHPKVLREAINNVQAPDLSLNDSAQYQHALSLLPAKRIGTIFLNLPQVTTWLGKEPQEQIYDSQIIALKLNPQGIVAETSIAAATQTELAPAGKMLSEPVQALQYLPKTTGLAIAGLDLSHLQNTNLNQLWRQVTTVLSGSSNDAISRLVTQPLAKLQDSWGIDISQDIFSWVQGEYALGMLPQTDVSTSADWIFVAEKSEGTDLAIERFNTIAENRGLSITPLFSEEQKIYAWTQVNTVPSSPSELGDRSLLTLKAKVEGVYTTIDKYEIFTSSVAAMDAALKAAKTSSLLKNSQFQAVIKAIPQPNQGYLYLDLPRSRAILERQLPLVKLLEVAAKPFFDKAQSITVSSYGDRTDVLQGSLVFHIGSN from the coding sequence ATGAAGCGAAGCTTATTTTTTTCTGCCATCGCAGCTGGTGTGGTAGTACTGCTATCGATCGGAATTGGCTGTTTTTATTGGATTAATGCCCAAAGTCCTCTCAGCTTACTACGAGGTGGTACGACAAATATACCAGCAGCAGCGATATTTGTGCCTAAGCAAGCACCTGCAATGGTATCTTTGCTAGTCAATCCAGAAAAACTAGAGTCGTTGCGGCAATTAGTCGCACGTCCGAGCGATCGCAGGCAGTCGCGTCAGGAACTAGAATGCTTTAAATCTAGTTTACTAGCTAGTAGTAGTCTCGACTATCGCCAAGATATTCAACCTTGGCTGGGGGAAGAAGTTACTTTGGCTGTGACGAGTCCAGATATCGATCGCGATGTGGCAAATGGCAATCAGCCAGGATATTTAATGGTATTAACTAGCAGAAATCCGGCTAAAAGTAGAGAATTTTTACAATTATTATTTTCCCAACGGGCGATCGCGGGTAGAGATTTAGTTTCAGAAACTTATCAAGGCGTTAATATTTTCTCCGATCGCGATCGGGTAAATGTAGGGGCGCACAGCCGTGCGCCCCTACAAGAACGAATCTCTCTTGTCGGCGCAGCAGTGGGCGATCGCTTTATTTTATTTGCCAATCATCCTAAAGTATTGCGAGAGGCAATTAATAACGTCCAAGCACCCGATCTGAGTTTGAATGATTCTGCTCAATATCAGCACGCATTAAGTTTATTACCAGCCAAGCGAATTGGCACGATCTTTCTCAATTTACCTCAAGTGACAACTTGGTTGGGGAAAGAACCGCAAGAGCAAATTTATGACAGTCAAATTATCGCCTTAAAATTAAATCCGCAAGGAATTGTTGCAGAAACCTCAATCGCTGCTGCTACTCAGACAGAACTCGCTCCTGCTGGCAAGATGCTATCTGAACCCGTGCAAGCATTACAATATTTACCTAAAACAACGGGATTAGCGATCGCGGGTTTAGATTTGAGCCATTTACAAAATACTAATTTAAATCAGTTATGGAGACAAGTTACAACTGTCCTATCTGGTTCTAGTAATGATGCAATTTCGCGCTTAGTAACTCAACCTTTAGCTAAATTACAAGATAGTTGGGGTATAGATATTTCGCAAGATATTTTTAGCTGGGTGCAAGGGGAATATGCTTTAGGAATGCTACCCCAAACAGATGTTAGTACGAGTGCTGATTGGATTTTCGTGGCTGAGAAGTCTGAAGGGACAGATTTAGCGATCGAACGCTTCAATACAATCGCTGAAAATAGAGGTTTAAGTATTACACCTCTATTTTCTGAAGAGCAAAAAATCTATGCTTGGACGCAGGTAAATACAGTTCCATCTAGTCCATCCGAACTAGGCGATCGCTCGTTACTTACTCTTAAAGCTAAAGTCGAAGGTGTTTATACTACCATAGATAAATACGAAATTTTCACGTCTTCAGTTGCAGCAATGGATGCAGCTTTAAAAGCGGCAAAAACTAGTTCTTTACTGAAGAATTCTCAGTTCCAAGCTGTCATTAAAGCCATTCCTCAGCCAAATCAAGGTTATCTATATTTGGATTTACCTAGAAGTCGAGCAATTTTAGAGCGTCAATTACCTTTAGTTAAACTATTAGAAGTGGCAGCAAAACCATTTTTTGACAAAGCGCAATCGATTACTGTAAGTAGTTATGGCGATCGCACAGATGTGCTTCAGGGTAGTCTTGTTTTCCACATAGGCTCGAATTAA
- a CDS encoding rhodanese-like domain-containing protein, with the protein MNPFNQISVEELAQMLSSDAREQLQLIDVREPDEVAIAHIDGFEVLPLSQFANWADSIPTRFDPQAETIVMCHHGIRSAQMCQWLSRQGFTNLRNLAGGIDAYSAAIDPSVPRY; encoded by the coding sequence ATGAATCCTTTTAACCAAATTAGTGTAGAAGAACTGGCTCAGATGTTAAGTTCTGATGCTAGAGAGCAATTGCAATTGATCGACGTGCGCGAACCGGATGAAGTCGCGATCGCTCATATTGATGGGTTTGAAGTTCTACCCTTGAGTCAATTTGCAAATTGGGCTGATTCTATCCCCACACGCTTCGATCCTCAAGCAGAAACCATAGTTATGTGCCATCACGGTATTCGTTCGGCTCAGATGTGCCAGTGGTTGAGTCGTCAAGGTTTTACAAATCTTAGAAATTTAGCAGGGGGAATTGATGCTTACTCCGCTGCGATCGATCCATCTGTTCCTAGATACTAG
- the hrcA gene encoding heat-inducible transcriptional repressor HrcA, whose amino-acid sequence MQVQLNDRQQHILWATVRHYIATAEPVGSKALLEEYNLGVSSATIRNAMGMLEKAGLLYQPHTSAGRIPSDSGYRIYVDRLMTPSDVWGRQVEQLLQEQLKWEDWSLEALLRGAAQILAKVSGCITLITMPSANMARLRHIQLIQIESGRIMLIVVTDTYETQSVLLDLPISEADTLLESDPEVIERELQILSNFLNSQLRGRSLCELASLDWNQLDCEFQQYGDRLKTVFADICRRTQPLPASTQIAIRGVSEVLRQPEFAELQQVQTILHLLEEEQQQLLPFIFEEPELDSNSRRRVTIRIGSENTLEPIRGCTLISSTYRRGTVPVGSVGVLGPTRLDYETAIAIVEAAADYLSDALSN is encoded by the coding sequence ATGCAAGTGCAGCTAAACGATCGCCAACAGCATATACTTTGGGCAACAGTACGACACTACATCGCCACTGCCGAACCAGTGGGTTCAAAAGCTTTATTGGAAGAATATAACCTCGGCGTGAGTTCTGCAACCATTCGTAACGCGATGGGAATGCTAGAAAAAGCTGGTTTACTTTACCAACCCCACACCTCGGCGGGAAGAATTCCCTCTGACTCCGGCTATCGAATTTACGTCGATCGCCTCATGACTCCTTCAGATGTTTGGGGACGGCAGGTAGAACAGCTACTTCAAGAGCAATTAAAGTGGGAAGATTGGAGCCTGGAAGCTTTATTAAGAGGCGCAGCGCAGATTTTAGCCAAGGTAAGTGGTTGCATTACTTTAATTACCATGCCTAGCGCTAACATGGCACGGTTACGCCACATTCAACTGATTCAAATTGAGTCAGGGCGGATAATGTTGATTGTGGTGACAGATACTTATGAAACCCAGTCAGTATTGTTAGATTTGCCGATTTCAGAAGCGGATACACTCTTAGAATCAGATCCAGAAGTTATAGAAAGAGAGCTACAAATACTCTCCAACTTCCTAAATAGCCAACTGCGCGGGCGATCGCTGTGTGAATTAGCGTCACTTGACTGGAATCAATTAGACTGCGAATTTCAACAATATGGCGATCGCTTAAAAACTGTATTTGCAGATATTTGTCGGCGGACTCAACCGCTTCCAGCTAGTACTCAAATTGCAATTCGAGGCGTATCTGAAGTTTTGCGTCAGCCAGAGTTTGCCGAGTTACAGCAAGTCCAGACGATTCTACATCTATTAGAAGAAGAACAGCAACAGCTGCTACCTTTTATTTTTGAAGAACCAGAATTAGATTCTAACTCCAGGCGGCGAGTTACAATTCGCATCGGCTCGGAAAATACACTCGAACCTATTCGTGGTTGTACCCTAATTTCATCCACCTATCGACGCGGTACAGTTCCCGTTGGCAGCGTGGGAGTCTTAGGACCAACCCGTTTAGATTACGAAACTGCGATCGCCATAGTCGAAGCTGCTGCTGATTATCTATCTGATGCATTAAGCAACTAG